The DNA window ATTGGTGAGAAAGAATATTAATAAGTTTTCCAAAAGGATCCTGAACAAAGAATCTGCGAACACCCCAGTCTTCATCAGTAATTTCATAGATTATTTTAAACCCGGCTTCTTTCATTTTATGGTATATTTCATCCACGGCATCAACCTCAATGGAGAGATCCGGGACTTCGGTGTCGTTTCCACCCTGCTCAGCAAAGCT is part of the Chryseobacterium lactis genome and encodes:
- a CDS encoding VOC family protein, with protein sequence MVKRIIVNIKTNDLFKADRFYQEILGLDLLMDHGWIKTLGSDEEAKVQISFAEQGGNDTEVPDLSIEVDAVDEIYHKMKEAGFKIIYEITDEDWGVRRFFVQDPFGKLINILSHQ